A section of the Humulus lupulus chromosome 2, drHumLupu1.1, whole genome shotgun sequence genome encodes:
- the LOC133815345 gene encoding transcription repressor OFP12-like, protein MSTIFWKKSFPICFSISKCFPTTQSPLPPFTEDQDHTHTTSSSSSSSMPIKAFNSSVYDIFASSSNPDHFFSSPDEFCDSDILPPPEFDIATVFASPRFFFSSPGYSNTIIESTTPHQASKPHPPPAIAERKTSATRFAGGVEVPKYSVDPLVDFRRSMQEMMEARDVLVDGRTDLEYLHELLLCFLALNPKETHKFIISAFTDIVVSLLSAPDQGRRHREVKIRRRRSGGGRRLSM, encoded by the coding sequence ATGTCCACCATATTCTGGAAGAAAAGCTTCCCAATTTGCTTCTCCATTTCAAAATGTTTCCCAACAACTCAGTCCCCACTACCTCCCTTCACTGAAGACCAAGACCACACTCATAccacatcatcatcatcttcgtCTTCTATGCCTATCAAAGCCTTCAACTCATCAGTTTATGATATCTTCGCCTCCAGCTCCAACCCAGACCACTTCTTCTCCTCCCCAGACGAGTTCTGCGACTCAGATATCTTACCACCGCCGGAGTTTGATATCGCCACCGTCTTTGCTTCCCCGAGGTTCTTCTTCTCCTCTCCAGGCTACTCAAACACCATAATCGAGTCGACAACCCCACATCAAGCCTCCAAACCACACCCACCCCCGGCCATTGCAGAAAGAAAAACATCGGCGACCCGATTCGCCGGCGGCGTCGAGGTTCCAAAATATTCCGTTGACCCTTTGGTTGACTTCCGGCGTTCAATGCAGGAAATGATGGAAGCTCGGGATGTTTTGGTGGATGGGAGAACCGACTTGGAGTACCTCCATGAGCTTCTCTTGTGTTTTCTCGCTTTGAATCCAAAAGAAACTCACAAGTTTATCATTAGTGCTTTCACTGACATAGTCGTTAGTCTCTTATCGGCGCCGGACCAAGGCCGCCGTCACCGCGAAGTTAAGATCCGACGGCGGCGTAGTGGTGGTGGAAGGCGACTCAGCATGTAA
- the LOC133815346 gene encoding uncharacterized mitochondrial protein AtMg00810-like, with protein MYQPPGFRDPVHPDYVCLLKKSLYGLKQAPRAWYQRFTDCVATLGFSHSVSDHSLFIYRRGSDMTYILLYVDDIILTTSSDDLRQSIMSNLSSEFAMKDLGPLSFFLGMFVTRHSGGLFLSQKKYAEEIIERAGMSSCNPSPTPVDTKAKLSISSGNPYHNPTEYRRLAGALQYLTFTRPDISYVVQQVCLFMHDPRTQHMSALKRIIRYIQGTLEFGLHLYPSSLSKLISYTDADWGGCPDTRRSTSGYCVYLGDNLISWSAKRQPTLSRSSAEVEYRGVANVVSKSCWIRNLLLELHCPVSKATLVYCDNVSAIYLLGNPVQHQRTKHIEMDIHFVREKVARGQARILHVPSRYQIADIFTKGLPLQLFDDFRDSLNVRQPPVSTKGVY; from the coding sequence ATGTATCAACCTCCTGGCTTCCGCGATCCTGTACACCCTGATTATGTTTGCTTGCTCAAGAAGTCTCTTTACGGGCTTAAGCAAGCCCCTCGTGCATGGTACCAGCGTTTCACCGATTGTGTGGCTACATTGGGCTTCTCCCATAGTGTTTCAGATCATTCCTTGTTTATTTATCGCCGTGGTAGCGATATGACATATATTcttctttatgtggatgacattattCTTACGACTTCTTCTGATGACCTTAGACAGTCCATCATGTCTAATCTTAGTTCCGAGTTTGCAATGAAGGACTTGGGTCCTCTCAGCTTTTTTTTGGGTATGTTTGTTACGCGACATTCAGGGGGTCTCTTTCTTTCACAAAAGAAATATGCCGAAGAAATTATTGAGCGAGCTGGTATGTCTTCCTGCAATCCCTCCCCTACGCCTGTGGACACCAAAGCAAAACTTAGTATCTCCTCAGGTAATCCCTATCATAATCCGACTGAATATCGTCGTCTTGCTGGAGCCTTACAATATTTAACTTTTACACGGCCAGACATTTCTTATGTTGTTCAACAAGTGTGTTTGTTTATGCATGATCCGAGAACACAACATATGTCTGCTTTGAAGCGAATCATTCGCTATATTCAAGGCACTCTTGAGTTCGGTCTTCACCTTTATCCCTCTTCGCTTAGCAAGCTTATCTCCTATACCGATGCGGACTGGGGTGGATGTCCAGACACCAGACGGTCAACTTCAGGTTACTGTGTATATCTTGGGGATAACTTAATTTCTTGGTCTGCTAAACGACAACCTACTTTATCTCGCTCAAGTGCTGAGGTCGAATACCGTGGGGTGGCTAACGTCGTTTCTAAATCTTGTTGGATTAGAAACTTACTTTTGGAGCTACATTGTCCTGTTTCGAAAGCCACTTTGGTCTATTGTGACAACGTCAGCGCTATATATCTTTTAGGCAACCCCGTTCAACATCAACGTACTAAACACATTGAAATGGATATACATTTCGTACGTGAGAAAGTCGCTCGTGGTCAGGCTCGTATTCTTCATGTTCCTTCCCGATATCAAATAGCCGACATCTTTACTAAAGGGCTTCCGCTACAACTTTTTGATGATTTTCGGGATAGTCTCAACGTACGCCAACCTCCCGTTTCGACTAAAGGGGTGTATTAG